In Zingiber officinale cultivar Zhangliang chromosome 3B, Zo_v1.1, whole genome shotgun sequence, a single window of DNA contains:
- the LOC122055284 gene encoding 50S ribosomal protein L4, chloroplastic-like: MPITCAATPSLFSSFLTSPLSASRSHPFPNLSLTKHLRLAVRCDVAALPVLSFSGNKVGEVPLSLKSAPAETSRAIVHRGLVTEQQNQRRGTASTLTRGEVRGGGKKPYPQKKTGRARRGSQRTPLRPGGGVVFGPKPRDWSVKINRKEKRLALSSALASAAAASDAFVVEDFEQEFETGPKTKDFVAALRRWGLDPKRKAMFLMTEVSDNVLLSCRNLGTIKLLTPRMLNLFDILDSEKLVLTKSAVEYLNSTYGETTQEEDEGEEEEEEDAQGDN; this comes from the coding sequence ATGCCGATCACCTGTGCGGCAACTCCTtccctcttctcctccttcctCACTTCCCCGCTCTCCGCCTCCAGATCTCACCCCTTTCCCAATCTCTCTCTCACCAAGCACCTCCGCCTCGCCGTCCGCTGCGACGTCGCCGCCCTCCCCGTGCTCTCCTTCTCCGGCAACAAGGTAGGCGAGGTCCCCCTCTCCCTCAAGTCCGCCCCCGCAGAAACCTCCCGAGCCATCGTCCACCGCGGTCTTGTCACTGAGCAGCAGAACCAGCGCCGAGGCACCGCTTCCACACTCACCCGCGGAGAGGTCAGAGGCGGCGGGAAGAAGCCTTACCCGCAGAAGAAGACCGGCCGTGCCCGCCGTGGATCGCAGCGCACTCCGCTTCGCCCCGGAGGCGGCGTCGTGTTCGGCCCCAAGCCCCGCGACTGGAGCGTCAAAATCAACCGGAAGGAGAAACGCCTCGCACTGTCGTCCGCTCTCGCCAGCGCGGCTGCGGCTTCTGATGCCTTCGTGGTGGAGGACTTCGAGCAGGAATTTGAGACGGggccaaaaactaaggatttcgTGGCGGCCTTACGGAGGTGGGGGCTCGACCCCAAGAGGAAAGCCATGTTCCTGATGACGGAAGTGTCGGATAATGTCCTGCTCTCCTGCAGGAACCTAGGGACCATCAAACTGCTAACTCCCAGAATGCTGAACCTATTCGATATTCTTGACTCCGAGAAATTGGTACTCACAAAATCAGCTGTGGAGTATCTCAACTCGACTTATGGGGAAACCACCCAAGAGGAGGacgaaggagaggaggaagaagaggaggatgcTCAAG